The sequence below is a genomic window from Actinokineospora baliensis.
CGGGTGCCCATCGACCCCGATGAGGCCGCTGGGCTGTACCGGACGTTGCTCACCGGCAAGCGGGTCCTGGTGCTGCTGGACAACGCCGCCACCGCGGAGCAGGTTCGTCCGCTGCTGCCGGGGTCCTCGGGATGCCTGGTGCTGGTGACCAGCCGCGACAGGCTGACCGGGCTCACCGCGCAGGACGGCGCCCACCAGGTGCCGTTGGACGTGCTCGACCCGGCCGAGGCCGTCGATCTGCTCGGCAGGCTCGTGGGTGTCGGCCGGATGCGCCGCGAACCGGATGCCGCCGCCGAGATGGCGGCCATCTGCGGGCACCTCCCGTTGGCGCTGCGCATCGCGGGTGCGAACCTGGCGATCCGACCTTTGATCAGCATCGCCGACTACACCCGCGAGCTGCGCGAACGAGGCCGGATGACCGGGCTTACGGTCGCGGGTGACGAGTCCGGCGCGGTCCGCGCGGCCTTCGACCTGTCCTACGAGAAGCTGGTTCCCGCTGCGCGCAGGTTGTTCCGCCTGCTCGGCGTGGTGCCCGGCGCGGATGTCGACGCTGAGGCCGCTGCCGAGCTGAGTGGGCTCGCGCTCAACGACGCCACTCGGCTCTTGCGCGTGCTCGACCACGGCAACCTGATCCGCGAACACGCCAGGGGCCGGTACACCTTCCACGACCTCCTTCGCGAGTACGCCTCCGGCCGGGCTGACACCGAGGACTCGGACGCCGACAGGGCAACTGCGGTGATCGCGCTGTTCGACCACTACCTGCGCGAGATCGAGGCCAACAGCGCTGTCCTGTGGCGGGTCGGCTCGATGCCCGAGCAGGGGTCGGAAGAGAAGGCCATAGCGTGGCTCGATGCCGAGCGCGGGAATCTCGTCGCAGCGTCCACAGCGGCCTCCGGCCTCGGCCTGCACAGGTACGCCTGGCGGTTCGCCGAGGCACTAAGGCCGTACTTCTGGAACCGCGGTCACGGCGCTGACGGGCTCGCAGTAGGACAAGCGGCGCTCGCAGCCGCAAGAGGCGCTAAGAACCTCGACGCCGAGGCGTCTGTCCACGACCTGCTTGGTCTGATCCACACGAACCTCAGTGACTACGTGGCAGCGATCGAGAGCCACCGGTGGGCGCTGGAGTTGAGCCAGTCCACCGGCAACCGGATCGTCGAAGCCGCGGCCCTGCACAACCTCGGCCGTGCGCACTCCCAGCTGGGGCAGCCCGCGCAGGCGTCTGCCTTCTACGAGCAGGCACTGGACTTGAACAGGGTCATCGGCAACCGCTTCGGTGAAGCAGGTGCCTTGAACTACCTCGGCGGGACAGCTCTATCGCTGGGGCGACCGCAAGAGGCCATAGAGCGGCACACCGAAGCGCTGGGGCTCAGCACCCGCATCGGTAACCGGCACGTGCAGGCCGCCGCGTGCCAAGGCCTGGGCTTGGCTCTATGGGCGATGGGCGACCTACCGCGGGCCGCTCAGCGCTACCGCGAGGGAATGGCGATCTGCCGCCGGTACGGCTACCGGCACGGCGAAGTCAGCATGCTCATCTGCCTCGCGGAGACAGGCTGCGACGCGGGCGACTACGCCACCTCCGCCGCGCAGGTCCGCAAGGCCATGGACGCGGGCAGGCAGCTCGGCGAGCGCAGGCACGAGGTCAGCGGCTTGGACATCCTGGCGACCATCCAGCAGCGCACGGGGGAGTGGTCATCGGCGGCCACCCACTACACCCGGGCGCTGAGCCTCGCGAGGGAGATCCGCTTCGGCTTCGGCGAGGCCTCCGTGCTGACCGGACTGTGCGCCCTGTTCCGCCGCACCGGCGACCCGAGGTCGGCCATCGAGCACGGCACCGGCGCGCTGGCCCTGATGCGCGACACCGGCATGCGCCTGCTCGAGGCCCGCGCCCTCACCGAGCTCGCCCACGCCTACCTCGACAGCGGCGACGCCGGTCAGGCCGTGCACCACATCGAGCGGGGGCTGCAGATCGCCGACCGGACCGGTCAGAAGCTCGCCGAGGCCCGAGCCCGCCACGTCAGGGCCCTCGTCCGGCAGTTGAACGGCGACCGCCTCGGCGCGGTCGCGGACTGGCGGGAGGCGTTGCCGGTGTTTGAGCGCCTAGGCGTCCCCGAGGGAGCCCACGTCCGCGCACTGCTGGCGGCCTTCAGCGCCGACTAGGCGGCTTCTTGGCGCCCTGGAGTGTCGTTGTCCGGGGTGCTCGGTTTGGCGGGCGCGGGAGCCTCGTGCAGCCGCGACCAGGCGACCGCCAACGGGATCGCCAGCGCGACCCCCAGCGCGCCCGCGAGCGCCACCGTGTTCATCGCCGACCCGATCAGCTCCGCCACCAGACCGCCCGCGGCGACCCCCAGGCCCTGCGAGACCCGCAACCCCGTCCTGGCAGCGCCGAACGCGCCACCGCGGATCTCGTTGGGCACGATCGAGTTGAACACCGCCATGACCGTGATCTGGTACGCGCCCACCGCGCCCGCCAACGCCAACAACACCAGCGCGGCGATGAGGCTCGGCTTCAAGGCGAACAGGATCAGCACCCCCACCGACGCGGTCGCCAGCGCGCCGATCAGCTTGATCCGGTGCCGGTCCGGCACGAAGTGCGAGATGAGGAACGTCCCCACGATGAAGCCGAGTGGATCGGCGGCTAATAACCAGCCAACCGACTCAGGCGGTGCCCCCGCCTCTTGCGCCAAGGGCGCCGCGAGGCCCTCTGGGATCACCGCGAGACCTACGAGCCACGACAGCGACAACAGCACCCGCAGCCTGCGGTCGCCGAACACCCACTTCGCCCCGTCGAACCACCCGTCGTCCTTCGACCCCGCGGGCGGGCGGTTGCGCACGTCGCGCTGCACCAAGATCGCGGCGATGGTGAACGTCCCCGCGTCGATCAGCAGGGT
It includes:
- a CDS encoding BTAD domain-containing putative transcriptional regulator, with product MVEPPGAFGEVLRSHRTRVGLTQQQLAERSGVSVRALRYIERGEVGMPRADSLRRLADALGVTPEALTDGVSARARQSRPARQVQLSLGVLGSFTVSQGEREITVGALKQRCLLALLALHPNRPVSREEIVDVLWGDDPPESCLGLIHTYVSRLRRALVAAGKRNSGVITATPAGYRITVRPEQLDILRFEDLVRRARLVRGSDPDEAADLLDEALACWRGPALADLPARLRKHPAAVALAARRREVALTHADVALALGRHARVVAGIRSLAHEEPLHEGLHARLMLGLAGTGEQAEALRVFADIRTRLDDELGVEPGLEIQDAHLRVLRDRPPPPTLPEPAAQRPPAQLPAETPGFVGRSQPLADLDDLLDHVEGSPGVAIVALSGTAGVGKTALALRWAHRARDRFPDGQLSVNLHGYASGTPLTTQEVLVRFLHALGVAPERVPIDPDEAAGLYRTLLTGKRVLVLLDNAATAEQVRPLLPGSSGCLVLVTSRDRLTGLTAQDGAHQVPLDVLDPAEAVDLLGRLVGVGRMRREPDAAAEMAAICGHLPLALRIAGANLAIRPLISIADYTRELRERGRMTGLTVAGDESGAVRAAFDLSYEKLVPAARRLFRLLGVVPGADVDAEAAAELSGLALNDATRLLRVLDHGNLIREHARGRYTFHDLLREYASGRADTEDSDADRATAVIALFDHYLREIEANSAVLWRVGSMPEQGSEEKAIAWLDAERGNLVAASTAASGLGLHRYAWRFAEALRPYFWNRGHGADGLAVGQAALAAARGAKNLDAEASVHDLLGLIHTNLSDYVAAIESHRWALELSQSTGNRIVEAAALHNLGRAHSQLGQPAQASAFYEQALDLNRVIGNRFGEAGALNYLGGTALSLGRPQEAIERHTEALGLSTRIGNRHVQAAACQGLGLALWAMGDLPRAAQRYREGMAICRRYGYRHGEVSMLICLAETGCDAGDYATSAAQVRKAMDAGRQLGERRHEVSGLDILATIQQRTGEWSSAATHYTRALSLAREIRFGFGEASVLTGLCALFRRTGDPRSAIEHGTGALALMRDTGMRLLEARALTELAHAYLDSGDAGQAVHHIERGLQIADRTGQKLAEARARHVRALVRQLNGDRLGAVADWREALPVFERLGVPEGAHVRALLAAFSAD
- a CDS encoding MFS transporter — encoded protein: MRTVLANREFRALWISEAVSVAGDQLTRVALAILVYQRTGSAFYAAGIYALTFLPALAGGLGLSQLADRYRRRTLMVVCSVIQAVVVATMAIPGVPLWVLFVLVIIVPMVQSPALAAQNATTREVFADDDAQYLRSQDLRGISTNTMMLLGLGGGGVLIGAIGVTWTLLIDAGTFTIAAILVQRDVRNRPPAGSKDDGWFDGAKWVFGDRRLRVLLSLSWLVGLAVIPEGLAAPLAQEAGAPPESVGWLLAADPLGFIVGTFLISHFVPDRHRIKLIGALATASVGVLILFALKPSLIAALVLLALAGAVGAYQITVMAVFNSIVPNEIRGGAFGAARTGLRVSQGLGVAAGGLVAELIGSAMNTVALAGALGVALAIPLAVAWSRLHEAPAPAKPSTPDNDTPGRQEAA